In Falco naumanni isolate bFalNau1 unplaced genomic scaffold, bFalNau1.pat scaffold_212_arrow_pat_ctg1, whole genome shotgun sequence, the genomic stretch agagtgcctgcctctgccctcaggcACAGACAGTCCCCTTGCCTCTCAGCACTCACTCTGCTctccctgagcacagcacaaaGCCCTCCTGACCTGACTCTGGCCATGGCCGTTGCTCAGCACGGGCAGAGCCGATGCTGACAGGCCCTTCTGCGCTGGGAGCAGTTTGGGCTGAGCCAGGGCAAGGCCAGGACTGGCCCCTGCCCCCAGGGTTCCCATGaagcccctgctgcagagcagggctcactgctgggcagccagcgggcacagcccctgctcctcacagcacacTCGGCcagcactcagcacagctccagccacgGCTCGGAAGGGAGCTCTCCTAGGAACGGCAGAggggggggacatggggcacCGGGGGCGCATCTAGGAGAAACGGCTTTCACTTGGCTTTACAGAAGACTTTCCTGACTTGTCACTACATTTCCTCCTGGAGAAGGTCCCCATGCCCAGATGCAGCAGATGtccaacagcagctccatcacccagttcctcctcctgccattTGCAGACACacgggagctgcagctcttgcacttctggctctccctgggcatCTACCTGGCTGCCCTCATGGCCTAATGGCCTCATCATCACCGCCGTAGTGTGTGACTACCACCTGCACACCCCCAtgtacttcttcctcctcaaccTCTCCCTCATCGACCTGGGCTCCATCTCCACTATTGTCCCCAAAGCCATGGCCAACTCCCTCTGGGACACCAGGGACATCTCCTACTCAGgatgtgctgcacagctcttctcgattctctttttcctttcgGCAGAGTGTTCTCTCCTCACCGTCATGGCCTATGACCGCTTtgtggccatctgccagcccctgtACTACGGgaccctgctgggcagcagagcttgtgtccacatggcagcagctgcctgggccagTGGGTTTCTCTGTGCTGCGCTGCACACGGCCAATACACTGTCACTGCCGCTCTGCCAAGGCAATGCCCTGGCACAGTTCTTCTGTGAAATCCCACAGATCCTCAAGCTCTCCTGCTCACACACCTACCTCAGGGAAGTGGGGCTAATTGTGGCTGGtgcctttttattctttgggtgttttgttttcattgttctgtCTTACATGCAGatcttcagggctgtgctgaggatcCCCTCTGAGCAGGGACGGCACAAAGCCTTTTCCATGTGCCTCCCTCACCTGGCCGTGATCTCCCTATTTGTCAGCACCTCGTATTTTGCCTACCTGAAGCCCCCCTCCATCtcgtccccatccctggaccTGGTGGTGGCAGTTCTGTACTCGGTGGTGCCTCCAGCAGTGAACCCCCTCATCTACAGCATGAGGAATGAGGAGCTCAAGGGTGCAATGTGCAAACTGATAGCTGGATGTTCTTCTGAAGCATTAACATTATGAATAGTGTTAATAATGCAATTCTTCGCAGACCCAGActgtcttctgaattttttgtAGTTTCTTGTGGTATTTCATTTCTGATAAAGTTGTCATCCCCATTCTAATtgcttctgtggttttcttttctgaaggtgCCCTTCTATTTCTTTGTCTAACAAAGTCAAAGTACCATCgagtaactttatttttcctgggaTTCTTTCTTCCAAGGCCTTTCTGGAGCTGCAGTGACAGTTCCTGTGTGCCGAGACGGAGGGGAAAAGGTGCAGAGACGGACGGGTTTTGGTTCCTAGCATGGCAGCAGTACCAGGGAACAGCAGCCCTTGGCTCTCCAATACTGTCCTCCTTCTACCTACACACTCCCCTTCTGACCCCTTGCTCTGGTGTAAGGCCTGAGTGCTCTGGCAGCTTGGTCACCGCCATGCTGCATGGCAGTCCCGTGAgcgcaggcaggggcaggcaaCGGGCACTCTGTGACGGTGCTGGCCTCCATCAAATGCTATGGATTTGTGGAGACCAcctgaatgcagcactgcaaCGTGCTTCCTTGAACCGAGGTCCCCGTGCCCATTGCTCATGACGAGGGCCATCTCCGCGAGGTGCCGAGCAGGGCGCGACACCCCCGGGCTGAGGTGCTGCCAGCCtctggcaggggcagcaggaggccaggcagtcactgtgcctgctgcagtgctctgcctcCGCACGTGCCAGGGACGGGCTCGTGCCTCTGAGCACCCCTGTGTGCGTGAGGCTGGGGTTCAACCACGCCAGCAGTGCGTGAGGCCAGCTGAGGTGGGGACACCTCCCAGGGCCTGGCCGTTCCTGTGTGTGACTGCAGGAACAAAGGCCACTGTCCCAGGGAGATTCATCTCACCCGCCTTGGGCAGGCTCAATGCAAGTGCCTCTGTCTGATCACAGCACCCTTTCTGAATGGTGCCCTCAAATGTGTCTGAGCAATCAGGGAGGTTCTGGGGTCCTGGCAAAAGGCAGACATCCAGCCTTTgttcaggaaaagcaagaaggacAACTGGGAGAAATACAGGCTGGTCATCCTCACCTTAGTGTCTGGGAAATTAATGGTGGAAATACTCCTGCAGCCATTTCCAGGTAATTGTAGGACAACAAAAGGGATTGCTGCACCTTTACGTATAGGGGCAAGGAGGGGATGGTTTGTACCTTGACCTTTGCAAGGGTTttgactttttctcctttcatccATTCAAAGATGGGTGACTTCTGGAGTGAAGAAATGGAGGACACTGTGGGTGAGAAGTTGGCTGGAGGCTCAACTCCGAATGTCACAAGTGGTCTAGTCATCCTGGTGTCCTTTGACTAGTGGCAACCCTCAGTGCAGGCACTTGGGTAAACAGGGTTGAATGCCTTTATTGACCCCCTGGATAAGTTGACAGAATGGCTTTTTGGCCCATTTGTAGATGGTGACAAAGTGGGCAGAGCCCTTGAGACATGCCATCTGGTTCCCCCTGCCCTAAGCACGATAGCAGGACAAGGACATTTAAGgggtctcttccaacctgaGTTATTTCAGGATTCATTGACTCACTTCCCTAGAGAGCTCCTTTAGTTCAGAACAGCGGGAGCAAGAAGGATAAACGGAGAGCCAAACCTCGAGCTATGTACCAATGCACCAAGTGAGATAAGGCAGTTCCTCTGAGGAACACTTGTGCACTCAAACCATTGGTGGGACATCAGTGGAGATAAATTGGCTGAGAGAAGCTTCCCTTcatctgctgggtgctgggccaCGGGGAGGGTGACGGCTGAGGACGCTATCTCGTGGTCAGTTGTGTCTCAGGGACTCACATTCCAGCAGGAAGCCAATGGCTGTGACGGGGGCAGTGAGGCCAGTTCTGCCTGCGGAGGGGACAGCCCAACAGCAGCAATGTGCCTGGGAAAGGGGCGGTGAGGTCACCTCTGCCTGAGACAGCGCGTAGGGCAGCCCCTGACTCATGGCTGGGACACGTGCTGTTAAGCTCCATCTGCCCGTGCCTCGGGCAGGCCAGCAGAAGGCCCCTGGGTGGCACGTGGGCTGTGAGATCCCCTCTGCCTAAGGACCTGGGCTCACCCCACCG encodes the following:
- the LOC121082048 gene encoding olfactory receptor 14C36-like; the protein is MYFFLLNLSLIDLGSISTIVPKAMANSLWDTRDISYSGCAAQLFSILFFLSAECSLLTVMAYDRFVAICQPLYYGTLLGSRACVHMAAAAWASGFLCAALHTANTLSLPLCQGNALAQFFCEIPQILKLSCSHTYLREVGLIVAGAFLFFGCFVFIVLSYMQIFRAVLRIPSEQGRHKAFSMCLPHLAVISLFVSTSYFAYLKPPSISSPSLDLVVAVLYSVVPPAVNPLIYSMRNEELKGAMCKLIAGCSSEALTL